In a single window of the Hoyosella subflava DQS3-9A1 genome:
- a CDS encoding amidohydrolase family protein, whose amino-acid sequence MTESRLLIRGGRVLTMNGQLTTYEEGFVATRNGTIDAVGSGAPVPAQGAHVIDASGCVVLPGFVNAHTHLAMTLFRGIADDLCLQDFLTRVVGEESRTLGPSQIRAGATDACRESILSGTTAALDMYWFPDETVRAGERFGVNVATGPAFANFATPEGRSVEEKLDRAERRLAQSAANPGSAPQWLMPHSTYALTVPQLRALGDLAARYGARIHVHAAENAREVESVRDMHGGSPIEVLAETGLLTARTVVAHAVELSERDIVLLAETGAFVAHCPWSNLKLASGIAPVRALIDAGVKVCLGTDGAVSSNSLDVWSSIRLAATLHKWRERDPAAVGSRDVMAMATRVGAAALGLGESLGSLEPGKEATMQIVELSGPHHAGPADVWSALAYSARPGDVRDVIVGGKQIVRERSIIHGDS is encoded by the coding sequence GTGACTGAATCCCGACTGCTCATACGCGGCGGCCGCGTGCTCACCATGAACGGGCAGCTGACCACCTATGAGGAGGGTTTCGTTGCCACGCGGAACGGGACCATCGACGCGGTCGGGTCGGGTGCACCTGTGCCAGCCCAGGGAGCGCACGTTATTGATGCGAGCGGCTGCGTCGTACTCCCGGGGTTCGTTAACGCGCATACTCATCTGGCGATGACCCTTTTCCGAGGCATCGCGGACGATCTGTGCTTGCAGGACTTCCTGACTCGGGTGGTGGGCGAGGAATCGCGCACCCTTGGACCGTCGCAGATCCGGGCCGGCGCAACCGACGCGTGCCGGGAGTCGATCCTGTCAGGGACCACGGCCGCGCTGGACATGTACTGGTTTCCCGATGAGACGGTGCGGGCTGGGGAACGTTTCGGCGTCAATGTCGCGACCGGTCCGGCGTTCGCGAACTTCGCCACTCCTGAGGGCAGGAGCGTGGAGGAGAAACTCGACCGCGCCGAACGCCGACTGGCTCAGTCCGCTGCGAACCCTGGATCCGCGCCGCAATGGCTGATGCCGCACAGCACCTACGCCCTTACGGTTCCGCAATTGCGGGCGCTGGGGGACCTCGCCGCCCGGTACGGCGCGCGGATACACGTTCACGCGGCGGAAAATGCGCGTGAAGTCGAGTCCGTTCGGGACATGCACGGCGGATCACCGATAGAGGTGCTCGCGGAGACGGGGCTGCTCACCGCACGTACTGTCGTGGCGCACGCGGTGGAACTCAGTGAGCGCGACATCGTGCTTCTCGCTGAAACGGGCGCATTCGTGGCGCACTGCCCCTGGTCAAACCTCAAACTGGCGTCCGGAATCGCACCGGTGCGTGCCCTGATCGACGCCGGGGTCAAGGTGTGCCTCGGAACCGACGGCGCCGTCAGCAGCAATTCGCTGGATGTCTGGTCCTCCATTCGGCTCGCCGCGACACTTCATAAGTGGCGCGAACGCGACCCGGCGGCCGTTGGTTCACGCGACGTCATGGCGATGGCGACGCGCGTCGGTGCGGCCGCTCTCGGACTGGGCGAATCGCTCGGCTCCCTCGAGCCGGGTAAGGAAGCGACAATGCAGATCGTGGAACTCAGCGGACCACATCATGCGGGTCCGGCGGACGTGTGGTCCGCGCTCGCCTACTCGGCACGGCCCGGTGACGTGCGCGATGTCATCGTCGGAGGCAAACAGATCGTGCGCGAGCGCAGCATCATTCACGGCGATTCCTGA
- a CDS encoding SRPBCC family protein, producing the protein MKGNTLSVRRTIPVEPEKIFALLADAAKHREFDGSGTVVGTRAESRPLALGTKFGMSMKMGLPYSMANVVIEYEPDRRIAWKTTGLGGLLGGRIWRYELERIDGGTAVTETWDLSEDKQRFFLKRSKFPAATRTNMARTLERIEEAVAR; encoded by the coding sequence ATGAAGGGCAATACGCTCTCTGTGCGGCGGACGATTCCCGTTGAACCAGAGAAGATTTTCGCACTGCTCGCGGATGCCGCGAAGCATCGCGAGTTCGACGGCTCAGGCACCGTTGTCGGTACCCGCGCAGAGTCCCGCCCACTGGCGCTCGGCACCAAATTCGGAATGTCAATGAAAATGGGCTTGCCGTATTCGATGGCGAACGTCGTGATCGAATACGAGCCGGATCGACGGATCGCTTGGAAGACAACCGGTTTAGGTGGTCTGCTCGGTGGCAGGATCTGGCGATATGAGCTCGAACGCATCGACGGGGGCACCGCGGTCACCGAGACCTGGGATCTATCCGAGGACAAGCAGCGCTTCTTCCTGAAACGCAGCAAATTTCCGGCAGCGACAAGGACGAATATGGCGCGGACGCTGGAGCGGATCGAGGAAGCTGTCGCGCGATAG
- a CDS encoding alpha/beta fold hydrolase has product MGTGERPPVLFLHGVFVNGDVWRNVVSRLSGSFDCVVPDLPFGSHHTPMNADADLSPLGIADLIADFIRALDIAPVRLVANDSGGAFAQIITAQHPELVDSLVLTNCDCYDNFFPLIFRYLTPLSRVPGGLWPVAQSLRLKPIRRSPLAYGWSTARPLPPQVEKAYVAPLLRSEIRRDIAKAMKDVHPRYTHAAIQALRTYPGRVLVAWGDADKYFPLRLGEQLARDIPNATFVKIPNARAFVPEDAPAELAKLISEFFT; this is encoded by the coding sequence ATGGGCACGGGAGAGCGCCCGCCAGTTCTGTTTCTGCACGGGGTGTTCGTCAACGGAGACGTGTGGCGCAATGTCGTTTCCCGCCTCAGCGGATCGTTTGACTGCGTCGTCCCTGATCTGCCATTCGGTTCGCATCACACCCCCATGAATGCAGACGCCGACCTCAGCCCACTCGGCATCGCGGACCTGATCGCGGACTTCATCCGTGCGCTCGACATCGCGCCAGTTCGCCTTGTCGCAAACGACAGTGGCGGGGCGTTCGCGCAGATTATTACGGCGCAGCATCCAGAACTCGTTGATTCATTAGTCCTGACGAATTGCGACTGCTACGACAACTTCTTCCCCCTCATATTTCGTTATCTCACTCCCCTTTCCCGAGTTCCGGGCGGACTTTGGCCTGTAGCGCAATCTCTGCGGCTTAAACCCATTCGCCGGTCGCCTCTCGCGTACGGCTGGTCAACCGCGCGGCCACTGCCGCCACAGGTCGAGAAGGCGTACGTCGCCCCGTTGCTGCGCAGTGAGATTCGCCGCGACATCGCTAAAGCGATGAAGGACGTCCATCCGCGCTACACGCACGCGGCGATCCAAGCGCTACGTACGTACCCGGGGCGCGTACTTGTCGCGTGGGGCGACGCGGACAAGTACTTTCCGCTCCGACTCGGTGAGCAACTCGCGCGCGACATTCCCAACGCCACTTTCGTAAAAATCCCGAATGCACGCGCGTTCGTGCCTGAAGATGCGCCAGCGGAGCTGGCAAAGCTGATCAGTGAGTTCTTCACATGA
- a CDS encoding patatin-like phospholipase family protein produces MGSDSDSWDARKAPVTTLRTLLAPGDGPTVPPSEGPPLGYLDTSTYDIPLPESGAVFTQNAWNDLLNRSRRQVSHDGVSYEAYCRASADITMKGGTTSGIVYPLAVCEVARSFRLRNVGGASAGAIAAAAAAAAELGRIRMSARLPLDPPDDGPAPGFAGLASIPQWLTQLESGAPVREKHRLAQLFTPSSKSAGDTRAFRVIAFWLSRGSRIRQLPSLLRGLGIPPVAILFAAVAVLFGALALESAGTVSGLVAPWWALALSVFAAVAGTILVAGGSASAAATLVAWWRRRRAAARTRLWSGDSHDYWTLRTSGAPREPLPLRAISSALLWLLVGVTSWSVVAAVLAVDDNADVALTLAVLAATVVATGLLVALVVCVAALRVYRTFRSERHFGVLTGDTLVQWIDLQMRGLAGQKSAVTFGDLWRGSRDTSQALTEQLTRDPFERTVNLKLMVTDLSQQRPFRFPLPPQQELEKSIGSKIYVCPDDLRAIFGDELTDAIAPPHGGGGLYYCWDDTSGSYEPLELRPLAEPWDLPVVFAVRASMSLPFLFRAVRTFRVRPPTTVRDNFGIPIPADGAAYTSPTPPRNPQAGNPQTDTQPWLLAEELWLSDGGITSNFPVHLFDRQLPEWPTFGLNLGSHPLGYEHQDVWLPEDWQANVPRWVRVGTTPGSFLSAILDTARGWRDVMQTHMPSARGRVAWVWLRRDEGGINLFMRKETVASLCVRGALAGMRLRTRFEGDSDRWHRHRWLRLRAAVHALDELSDDVAIALPQYRDLLDPVGAARAARIDTVEASPPTFLPGNDFWPAARDLLDGVAAPRAADADLRSNTPQPAPELRQVPRV; encoded by the coding sequence GTGGGCAGCGATAGCGACTCGTGGGATGCGCGTAAGGCGCCGGTGACGACGCTGCGCACCCTGCTAGCGCCAGGCGATGGTCCCACTGTGCCCCCATCTGAAGGACCTCCGCTGGGGTACCTCGACACTTCGACGTACGACATCCCCCTGCCCGAATCCGGTGCTGTATTCACTCAGAACGCGTGGAACGACCTCCTGAATCGCAGTCGGAGGCAGGTGTCCCACGACGGTGTCTCCTACGAAGCGTATTGCCGCGCAAGCGCGGACATCACCATGAAAGGCGGAACGACCTCCGGGATTGTGTATCCGCTTGCTGTCTGTGAGGTGGCACGCTCGTTCAGGCTCCGCAACGTGGGCGGTGCGTCCGCTGGTGCGATCGCCGCTGCTGCGGCGGCCGCAGCTGAACTCGGACGAATCCGGATGTCTGCGCGGCTGCCACTCGATCCACCGGACGACGGGCCCGCACCAGGCTTCGCCGGGCTGGCAAGCATCCCCCAGTGGCTCACACAGCTCGAGTCCGGAGCACCGGTTCGTGAGAAGCACCGTCTCGCACAGCTTTTCACTCCCTCATCGAAGTCAGCCGGAGATACGAGAGCTTTCCGGGTGATCGCGTTCTGGCTGAGTCGCGGTTCCCGCATTCGGCAGCTGCCATCGTTGCTCCGTGGTCTCGGGATTCCCCCCGTGGCAATTCTTTTCGCCGCAGTCGCTGTACTTTTCGGCGCGCTGGCACTTGAGTCTGCGGGCACCGTAAGCGGCCTTGTCGCGCCGTGGTGGGCGCTGGCCCTTTCCGTGTTCGCGGCGGTTGCGGGAACAATTCTCGTCGCCGGTGGGAGCGCTAGCGCAGCAGCGACCCTGGTGGCATGGTGGCGCCGGAGGCGAGCTGCCGCACGAACTCGCCTATGGTCCGGTGACAGCCATGACTATTGGACGCTTCGCACATCCGGCGCGCCCCGTGAGCCACTTCCATTGCGGGCGATTTCTTCTGCCCTCCTGTGGCTACTCGTGGGCGTCACTTCTTGGAGCGTGGTGGCTGCCGTACTAGCTGTGGACGACAACGCGGACGTCGCGCTTACGCTTGCGGTACTGGCGGCGACAGTCGTCGCCACGGGCCTGCTTGTCGCTCTGGTGGTGTGCGTGGCGGCGTTGCGGGTCTACCGGACCTTTCGTTCGGAGCGGCATTTTGGTGTGCTCACCGGCGACACGCTTGTGCAATGGATCGACCTGCAGATGCGTGGGCTCGCGGGACAGAAGTCCGCAGTCACGTTCGGTGACCTGTGGCGGGGTTCCCGCGACACATCACAAGCGCTGACTGAGCAACTCACACGCGATCCATTTGAGCGAACGGTGAATCTCAAACTGATGGTCACCGACCTATCCCAGCAGCGTCCTTTCCGGTTCCCCCTGCCGCCGCAGCAGGAGCTGGAAAAGTCCATCGGCAGCAAAATCTATGTCTGCCCCGACGATCTGCGCGCGATCTTCGGTGACGAACTCACCGATGCGATCGCACCCCCGCACGGTGGCGGCGGGCTGTACTACTGCTGGGACGACACGAGCGGGAGTTACGAGCCCCTGGAGCTGCGGCCCCTGGCGGAACCGTGGGATCTGCCAGTGGTGTTCGCGGTGCGCGCGAGCATGTCACTTCCGTTCCTGTTCCGGGCGGTGCGCACGTTCCGTGTTCGCCCGCCAACAACGGTGCGTGACAACTTCGGGATCCCGATCCCCGCGGACGGCGCGGCGTATACATCACCGACTCCACCTCGGAACCCGCAGGCAGGGAACCCGCAGACGGACACGCAGCCCTGGCTGCTCGCCGAAGAGCTCTGGCTTTCCGATGGCGGGATCACGTCGAACTTCCCGGTTCACCTTTTCGATCGTCAGCTTCCTGAGTGGCCCACCTTCGGCCTCAACCTCGGATCCCACCCCCTGGGTTATGAGCACCAGGATGTCTGGCTGCCGGAAGACTGGCAGGCGAACGTCCCGCGCTGGGTCCGCGTCGGCACGACGCCCGGGAGCTTCCTCAGTGCCATCCTGGACACCGCACGTGGATGGCGGGACGTGATGCAAACCCACATGCCTAGCGCGCGGGGCCGCGTGGCGTGGGTGTGGCTGCGCCGCGACGAGGGCGGAATCAACCTTTTCATGCGCAAAGAGACCGTAGCGTCCTTGTGTGTGCGCGGGGCACTCGCAGGGATGCGCCTGCGCACGCGTTTCGAAGGCGACAGCGACCGGTGGCATCGACACAGGTGGCTCCGGTTGCGCGCGGCCGTGCATGCACTCGACGAACTGAGCGACGATGTGGCGATAGCCCTTCCGCAGTACCGCGACCTGCTCGACCCTGTAGGCGCTGCCCGCGCTGCCCGGATCGACACAGTCGAGGCGTCACCGCCAACTTTCCTTCCCGGCAACGATTTCTGGCCAGCCGCCCGAGACCTGCTCGACGGAGTGGCGGCACCCCGCGCCGCAGACGCTGATTTGCGGAGTAACACGCCTCAGCCTGCACCGGAGCTGCGGCAAGTACCACGGGTGTAG
- a CDS encoding M48 family metallopeptidase: protein MNFFERQKQVRRSSTRLVVLFVVAVLAIVTLANLLVVVASLSGGSDPGEVATFAVLVTIGTLVFIGGVSFVRTMSLRSGGGSKVALALGAVPVPDDTTDPHLRRYRNVVEEIAIASSTPVPDLFVMPGERGINAFAAGYTPADAAVAVTQGALERLNRDELQGVIAHEFSHIINGDMRLNIRLIGVLAGLTALSVIGRVLLYSGGGRQRGNNNAGAPIALIGIVALIAGFIGVFFGRLIKAAVSRQREFLADASAVQFTRQTSGLAGALKKIGGLDDGSKLRNAKTEDVSHMLFGEGMNFSSLFATHPPLVKRIQTLEPEFSPEKLADLQQRWRSNPPSGLREDVQLGLVADHDIPPSHAAGAPRRQAPSPSARSQSPISVDPAAVVAGIGDPSSTSYAHGERIRRDIPSSLADKAHDGTAVVPLVFGLLMSNEHDVRTRQHAIIATKYGREVADASWNTGGEVQQLDPHLRLPLAEIAFPALRHRGSDDVREIMGTLSDLIAADGRVSVFEYCLGTLVFTGLHEVLTHKPRWGGRRHSLSGSRDAVSTLLAVLARVGNDEQAAAEKAFQAGMNVVFPGQQVTFALPDDGILALEHVWPIIDGLAGEEKGRLVESVVTTVMDNGQVTLEEGELIRTVCAVLHCPVPPLA from the coding sequence ATGAATTTCTTTGAGCGCCAGAAACAGGTGCGCCGGTCTTCGACAAGGCTGGTGGTGCTGTTTGTGGTCGCAGTGCTGGCAATTGTGACGCTCGCGAACCTTCTGGTCGTTGTTGCCTCGCTTTCTGGCGGCTCGGACCCGGGCGAGGTGGCAACATTCGCGGTGCTGGTGACGATCGGGACGCTCGTCTTCATCGGCGGCGTGTCATTCGTCCGGACCATGTCGCTGCGCAGCGGCGGTGGGAGCAAGGTCGCGCTGGCGCTCGGGGCGGTACCGGTGCCCGACGACACGACGGATCCGCATCTGCGCCGCTACCGCAACGTCGTGGAGGAAATCGCGATCGCCTCGAGCACGCCGGTCCCGGATCTGTTCGTGATGCCAGGTGAACGCGGCATCAATGCGTTTGCTGCGGGCTACACGCCTGCAGACGCCGCGGTGGCCGTCACCCAGGGGGCACTCGAGCGGCTCAATCGCGACGAACTTCAGGGTGTGATTGCCCACGAGTTCAGCCACATCATCAACGGCGACATGCGCCTCAACATCAGGCTGATTGGCGTGCTCGCGGGACTAACGGCACTGTCTGTTATTGGTCGGGTCCTGCTCTATTCGGGCGGCGGCAGGCAGCGAGGGAACAACAACGCAGGTGCTCCCATCGCGCTCATCGGCATCGTGGCACTGATCGCCGGATTCATCGGGGTGTTCTTTGGCCGCCTCATCAAAGCAGCCGTGTCGCGTCAGCGCGAGTTTCTCGCCGACGCATCCGCCGTTCAGTTCACTCGCCAGACCTCCGGGCTCGCGGGCGCACTCAAGAAAATTGGCGGCCTCGACGATGGCTCGAAACTGCGCAACGCGAAGACTGAGGACGTCAGTCACATGCTGTTCGGCGAGGGGATGAACTTCTCATCGCTCTTTGCGACGCACCCTCCACTGGTGAAGAGAATCCAGACGCTCGAACCTGAGTTCAGCCCTGAAAAGCTCGCGGACCTGCAACAGCGGTGGCGCTCGAATCCACCGTCTGGGCTGCGCGAGGACGTCCAACTCGGGCTCGTGGCCGACCACGATATCCCGCCCTCACATGCCGCCGGTGCACCGAGGCGGCAGGCACCGTCGCCGAGTGCGCGTTCTCAATCTCCCATCTCCGTCGATCCCGCTGCAGTCGTCGCGGGCATCGGTGACCCCTCCTCAACGTCGTACGCGCACGGCGAGCGCATACGACGCGATATCCCGAGTTCGCTTGCCGACAAGGCTCACGACGGCACTGCTGTCGTGCCACTCGTGTTCGGTCTGCTGATGTCCAACGAACACGACGTGCGGACACGTCAGCACGCCATAATTGCCACAAAATATGGTCGTGAAGTAGCAGATGCGTCCTGGAACACCGGTGGCGAGGTACAGCAACTTGACCCTCATCTGCGGCTCCCACTGGCAGAGATTGCGTTCCCGGCCCTGCGCCACCGTGGTTCCGACGATGTCCGGGAAATCATGGGTACCCTGAGTGACCTCATCGCCGCAGATGGCCGCGTCAGCGTGTTCGAATACTGTCTCGGCACACTGGTATTCACCGGTTTGCACGAAGTCCTGACGCACAAGCCGCGCTGGGGAGGCCGCCGCCACAGCCTCAGCGGCAGCCGTGATGCGGTGTCCACGCTGCTCGCGGTTCTCGCGCGCGTAGGAAATGACGAACAAGCCGCTGCTGAGAAGGCATTTCAGGCCGGTATGAACGTGGTCTTTCCCGGTCAGCAGGTGACCTTCGCGCTACCGGACGATGGCATCCTCGCGCTCGAGCATGTATGGCCGATTATCGACGGACTCGCTGGAGAAGAGAAAGGCAGACTCGTCGAGTCCGTCGTCACCACAGTGATGGACAACGGCCAGGTGACGCTGGAGGAAGGCGAACTCATCCGCACGGTGTGTGCTGTGCTGCACTGCCCAGTTCCACCTCTAGCCTGA
- a CDS encoding LemA family protein, whose amino-acid sequence MTGVLVGLLVVILIIAVISVIAVVSIYNGLVTRRNGYKNAFAQIDVQLTRRHDLIPNLVETAKGYMKHEQGTLEAVINARNSAVSAQNSARQNPGDPNSMNELAGAENTLTQTLGRLFALTESYPDLKANQNMMQLSEELTSTENRVAFARQAYNDAVMAYNNKREVFPSNIIAGMFNFQAAALLEAEGPDTRQAPRITF is encoded by the coding sequence GTGACTGGAGTTCTAGTCGGACTCTTAGTAGTCATTCTCATCATCGCCGTTATCTCCGTGATCGCTGTCGTCAGCATCTACAACGGGCTGGTAACGCGCCGCAACGGTTACAAGAACGCATTCGCGCAGATCGACGTCCAGTTGACTCGTCGGCATGATCTCATTCCGAACCTGGTCGAGACTGCCAAGGGCTACATGAAGCATGAACAGGGCACGCTCGAGGCTGTCATTAACGCGCGAAACTCGGCTGTGTCCGCGCAGAACAGTGCCCGCCAGAACCCCGGCGACCCGAACTCCATGAACGAGCTTGCGGGCGCGGAGAACACGCTGACGCAAACGCTGGGGCGCCTGTTCGCACTCACTGAGTCCTACCCGGATCTCAAAGCGAACCAGAATATGATGCAGCTTTCCGAGGAACTCACCTCCACGGAAAACCGTGTGGCTTTCGCACGCCAGGCGTACAACGACGCTGTCATGGCCTACAACAACAAGCGGGAAGTGTTCCCCTCGAACATCATCGCGGGAATGTTCAACTTCCAGGCTGCTGCACTGCTCGAAGCAGAAGGACCTGACACGCGTCAGGCCCCGCGCATCACCTTCTGA
- a CDS encoding urease subunit gamma — MRLSPHEQERLMISYAADLARRRQARGVKLNHPETVALITDHVLEGARDGRTVAELMATGREVLTRDDVMEGVPEMLRDVQVEATFPDGTKLVTVHHPIR, encoded by the coding sequence ATGCGTTTGTCGCCGCATGAGCAAGAAAGGCTGATGATCAGCTATGCCGCGGACCTCGCACGAAGACGGCAAGCGCGTGGCGTGAAACTCAACCACCCGGAGACGGTCGCGCTCATCACCGACCATGTACTCGAGGGCGCTCGCGACGGACGTACCGTCGCCGAACTCATGGCGACTGGCCGTGAAGTTCTCACGCGTGACGACGTGATGGAGGGTGTCCCCGAGATGCTGCGCGACGTCCAGGTGGAAGCAACTTTCCCTGACGGTACGAAGCTTGTGACTGTCCACCATCCCATTCGTTAG
- a CDS encoding urease subunit beta, translating into MIPGEVITAEGELTLNDGAQRIEAEVVNTGDRPVQVGSHFHFAQANPALEFDREAAHGHRLDIPAGTAIRFEPGIAHTVSLVPLGGTREVHGLSLTPPGKLDR; encoded by the coding sequence ATGATTCCTGGGGAAGTCATCACCGCTGAGGGTGAACTCACATTGAACGACGGTGCTCAGCGAATCGAGGCTGAGGTTGTCAATACCGGCGACCGCCCCGTGCAGGTGGGCAGCCACTTTCACTTCGCACAGGCAAACCCCGCTCTCGAGTTTGACCGCGAAGCCGCGCATGGGCATCGACTCGACATTCCCGCGGGCACCGCGATCCGGTTCGAACCGGGCATCGCGCACACTGTGTCGCTTGTTCCCCTTGGTGGGACCCGCGAAGTCCATGGCCTGAGCCTCACCCCTCCCGGAAAGCTGGATCGCTGA